ATAACCACCTTTGAATTACATGTATGTTGAATCGGACCATTCTTGGAGCAGGGCGTACCACAGGGATTTTACCTTGATAGACCCAGTTACGAATGGTACCTTTGCTGCATTTAAGCAACAAAGCCAATTCATCTACAGTCAACAAATCATCTATTCTCTTGTCAATGAACACAGAAGCATCCTGCCTCTTATGTCCTTGTATATCATACTCTGAATGATCTTTTAATGTTTCTTTTTGATTTAAATGTGAACCCGCCAAGATGCTTGGATTCAAGCTTGCACCTCAGAGTTTGATGAAACATTTGCTACTACAGGTTTCATACTACTTGATGATTTAGATTCTGATAAAACCACATTTTGTTGAGCATATTTTATCTTTTTCTGCATCATTTTTAACATGGCTTCAGGATCAAGAGATTCATCCATATCATTTAAGATAGACTTAAAGTAATCAACCTTCTGAAAATGATCAGAAATAATTCTACTTTTTTCT
This window of the bacterium genome carries:
- a CDS encoding helix-turn-helix domain-containing protein, encoding MNPSILAGSHLNQKETLKDHSEYDIQGHKRQDASVFIDKRIDDLLTVDELALLLKCSKGTIRNWVYQGKIPVVRPAPRMVRFNIHVIQRWL